The proteins below are encoded in one region of Gemmatimonas sp.:
- the moeB gene encoding molybdopterin-synthase adenylyltransferase MoeB, with translation MASDHDHEVPALSASERDRYRRHLILPGVGPEGQQRLKAARVLIVGAGGLGSPVALYLAAAGVGTLGLVDHDVVDLTNLQRQLLHGTRDVGRSKLESARDRLHEVNPHVQVVPHDRWLTSANALEIMRGYDVVVDGTDNFATRYLVNDACVLLGIPNVHGSVFRFDGQASVFATPDGPCYRCLHPEPPPPDMVPNCAEGGVLGVLPGLVGTVQATETLKLLLGVGDTLAGRLLMIDAFGMEFRTVRLTRDPSCPACGTRTLTHLIDYDQFCGTPGLHAKADARVDEVTPATLRVWLASGEPLQLIDVREPTETVAGIIEGARCLPLGTLAEALHTVPREVRTVLVCQSGVRSARAARQLMAAGFPAVHSLAGGMLRWPEG, from the coding sequence ATGGCTTCCGATCACGACCACGAAGTGCCCGCGCTCTCCGCTTCCGAGCGCGACCGCTATCGGCGACACCTCATTCTCCCGGGCGTGGGGCCGGAGGGGCAGCAACGCCTCAAGGCCGCCCGCGTGCTGATCGTGGGTGCCGGCGGCCTCGGCTCGCCGGTGGCCCTGTACCTCGCTGCCGCCGGTGTGGGCACGCTGGGGCTCGTCGACCATGATGTGGTAGACCTCACCAACCTGCAGCGCCAGCTGCTGCACGGCACACGCGATGTGGGACGCAGCAAGCTCGAATCGGCCCGCGACCGCCTGCACGAGGTGAATCCGCACGTGCAGGTTGTCCCGCACGACCGCTGGCTTACATCGGCCAATGCGCTGGAGATCATGCGCGGGTACGACGTCGTGGTGGACGGCACCGACAATTTCGCCACCCGCTACCTGGTGAACGATGCCTGCGTGCTGCTGGGCATCCCCAACGTGCACGGCTCGGTGTTCCGCTTCGACGGACAGGCGTCGGTGTTCGCCACCCCCGACGGGCCATGCTACCGCTGCCTCCATCCCGAACCCCCGCCCCCCGACATGGTGCCCAACTGCGCGGAAGGCGGCGTGCTGGGGGTGCTGCCGGGGCTCGTCGGCACCGTTCAGGCCACCGAGACCCTCAAGCTGCTGCTGGGCGTGGGCGACACGCTGGCCGGCCGACTCCTCATGATCGACGCCTTCGGCATGGAGTTCCGCACGGTGCGTCTCACCCGGGATCCCTCGTGCCCCGCGTGCGGCACGCGAACGCTCACGCACCTCATCGACTACGACCAGTTTTGCGGGACACCGGGGCTGCACGCCAAGGCCGACGCGCGAGTCGACGAGGTGACTCCCGCGACGCTGCGCGTCTGGCTCGCCAGCGGAGAGCCGCTGCAGCTCATCGACGTGCGGGAGCCCACCGAAACGGTGGCCGGGATCATCGAGGGCGCCCGCTGTCTTCCGCTCGGCACACTGGCAGAGGCGCTCCACACCGTGCCGCGCGAGGTGCGCACGGTTCTCGTGTGCCAGAGCGGCGTGCGCAGCGCGCGGGCCGCTCGTCAGCTCATGGCCGCCGGCTTTCCGGCGGTGCACTCACTCGCCGGCGGCATGCTGCGCTGGCCCGAAGGCTGA
- a CDS encoding NAD(P)H-binding protein: MSTFLVIGAGGNVGSEVSRLLEAAGHTVRRATSRQPGPGQVPVNLVTGEGLRDAVAGADGVFLLSPPGHTNQDQLLGPVVDAAKALGVHKVVLLTAMGADADPNGAMWKAERHLEQSGLMWNVIRPNWFMQNFHTFWLHGIKTAGVIQLPTGTAKGSFIDARDVAAVAAVLLQGDTHANRAFDLTGDEALDHDQVAVLLSQALGRTIRYEDITPETMRPGLLAAGLPADYADFLLTILHFFKLGYAERVTSAVRDITGAAPRRFTTYAHDYRTAFA, encoded by the coding sequence ATGTCCACGTTTCTTGTCATCGGAGCCGGCGGTAATGTCGGCAGTGAAGTGTCCCGCCTTCTCGAAGCCGCTGGTCACACCGTACGCCGCGCCACCAGCCGCCAGCCCGGTCCTGGCCAGGTGCCCGTCAACCTGGTGACGGGCGAAGGGCTGCGCGACGCTGTGGCCGGGGCGGACGGCGTGTTCCTGCTGTCACCGCCGGGCCACACCAATCAGGACCAGCTGCTCGGCCCGGTCGTGGATGCCGCCAAGGCACTGGGTGTGCACAAAGTCGTCCTCCTAACCGCCATGGGGGCCGATGCCGACCCCAACGGCGCCATGTGGAAGGCCGAGCGGCATCTCGAGCAGTCGGGGCTCATGTGGAACGTGATTCGCCCCAACTGGTTCATGCAGAACTTCCATACGTTCTGGCTGCATGGCATCAAGACGGCCGGGGTCATTCAGCTGCCGACCGGCACGGCGAAGGGCAGCTTCATTGATGCGCGTGACGTAGCCGCCGTGGCCGCCGTGCTGCTGCAGGGTGATACCCATGCCAACCGCGCGTTCGACCTCACGGGCGACGAAGCGCTCGATCACGACCAGGTCGCGGTGCTGCTGTCGCAGGCGCTGGGTCGCACCATCCGGTACGAGGACATCACACCGGAGACCATGCGGCCGGGACTGCTCGCCGCCGGACTGCCGGCGGATTACGCCGACTTCCTGCTGACCATCCTGCACTTCTTCAAGCTGGGCTACGCCGAGCGTGTCACGTCGGCCGTACGCGACATCACGGGTGCGGCGCCTCGGCGCTTCACAACGTATGCGCACGACTATCGCACGGCATTCGCGTGA
- a CDS encoding serine hydrolase: protein MRAFPVLRLACVAGLLLLASVPTLRAQPQVAPAAPPAPPVAPVDSALQSEMLRLLDALPAQSSMHALHVPSGRTVAVRADQLMSTMSVIKIPIMVQAYRDAEAGRLRLDERHTIREEDLRGGSGLLQRFAVGLAPTMRDLIDQMIITSDNTATDMILARVGKDRVNASLQALGFRDTRVIHTIGDFFRLLQAAYDPQRASWSDVQVFRARPPADISVATMTETRYRFTADAAMWLGSTTAREMNAMLRGIMTASYANREHSDAMLRHLRGQFYNSRLPATLRYASGVTVSHKTGDFPPISGSDVGIIDYPGGPIVISVFTNSNRGDFAVLEATIGRIAARLVEVWK from the coding sequence ATGCGCGCCTTTCCCGTCCTGCGCCTGGCTTGCGTCGCCGGTTTGCTGCTGCTGGCGTCTGTTCCCACCCTGCGCGCGCAGCCACAGGTCGCGCCGGCGGCGCCCCCGGCGCCCCCGGTGGCCCCGGTCGACAGCGCGCTGCAGAGCGAAATGCTGCGGCTGCTCGACGCCCTGCCCGCACAAAGCAGCATGCACGCGCTGCACGTGCCCAGCGGCCGCACGGTGGCTGTGCGCGCCGATCAGCTCATGAGCACCATGAGCGTCATCAAGATTCCGATCATGGTGCAGGCCTACCGCGATGCCGAAGCGGGGCGGCTGCGACTGGACGAACGGCACACCATTCGCGAAGAGGATCTGCGCGGCGGCTCCGGCCTGCTGCAGCGGTTCGCAGTGGGGCTCGCGCCCACCATGCGGGATCTCATCGACCAGATGATCATCACCAGCGACAACACGGCCACCGACATGATTCTGGCGCGCGTGGGCAAGGATCGGGTGAATGCCTCGCTTCAGGCCCTGGGCTTTCGCGACACTCGCGTCATCCACACCATCGGCGATTTCTTCCGCCTGCTGCAGGCGGCGTACGACCCGCAGCGCGCCAGCTGGTCGGATGTGCAGGTGTTCCGGGCGCGTCCGCCCGCCGACATATCGGTGGCGACCATGACGGAGACCCGCTACCGCTTCACCGCCGACGCGGCCATGTGGCTGGGCAGTACGACGGCGCGCGAGATGAATGCCATGCTGCGCGGCATCATGACGGCCAGCTACGCCAACCGCGAGCACAGCGATGCGATGCTGCGCCATCTGCGTGGGCAGTTCTACAATTCGCGGCTCCCCGCCACCCTGCGCTACGCCAGCGGGGTGACCGTGTCGCACAAGACCGGCGATTTCCCGCCCATCAGCGGCAGCGATGTGGGCATCATCGACTATCCCGGCGGCCCGATCGTGATCAGCGTCTTCACGAACAGCAACCGTGGTGACTTCGCGGTGCTCGAGGCGACGATTGGCAGGATCGCGGCGCGGCTGGTCGAGGTGTGGAAGTAG
- a CDS encoding DUF1569 domain-containing protein, with protein sequence MPTYPDLFHPDGVAAMRRRIDALTPTSRPQWGTMSVSAMLAHVNVAYEMVYTTKHPRPNPIMRWVLKTIAKQGVVGPAAYPHNTPTAPAFRITDARDFTVERDRLLRYLEQVAGEGRPRFEGRESLSFGPLTADEWNTLFAKHLDHHLQQFGV encoded by the coding sequence ATGCCAACCTACCCCGATCTCTTCCATCCCGACGGCGTGGCCGCCATGCGCCGTCGCATCGATGCCCTTACCCCCACCTCACGACCGCAGTGGGGGACGATGTCGGTCAGCGCAATGCTCGCGCACGTCAACGTGGCGTACGAGATGGTGTACACCACCAAGCATCCACGGCCGAATCCGATCATGCGCTGGGTACTCAAAACGATCGCGAAGCAAGGCGTCGTGGGACCCGCGGCCTACCCCCACAACACGCCTACCGCGCCGGCGTTCCGCATCACCGACGCGCGTGACTTCACGGTCGAGCGTGATCGTCTGCTGCGCTACCTGGAGCAGGTGGCTGGCGAGGGGCGCCCTCGGTTCGAAGGACGGGAATCCCTCTCCTTCGGCCCCCTGACGGCCGACGAGTGGAACACGCTCTTCGCCAAGCACCTCGATCACCACCTGCAGCAGTTCGGCGTGTAG
- a CDS encoding AraC family transcriptional regulator, with amino-acid sequence MDILSDLLREAGLRRRLLDLREVPEHMALRFPCERSVGFHVVLEGTLYVHTDSDPHPLRLEAGDVAVMARGCTHLLTTSERAVGLPVCTLTAHAAKRPGTGGTTGTAGTRVVSGAYQLWNAPLHPFFAEWPAWHLVRASRTATLEPLQLCVAMLAAEIHGEQLGRDTVVYSLLDVMFTHLLRDIAAARAAQGASFSLAVRDPLVRRAVALMHEDCAHDWTLDTLARAVGMSRSVLAERFRDAMNDTPLSYLRTVRLQRAMRLLAESDDTLERIAMQVGYTDAFSFSKAFKRAVGRSPGEYRRERAEDQWASMRFPPAAAIGG; translated from the coding sequence ATGGATATCCTGAGCGATCTGCTGCGTGAGGCTGGGCTGCGGCGCCGGCTGCTCGATCTGCGAGAGGTGCCCGAGCACATGGCGCTGCGCTTCCCCTGTGAGCGCAGCGTGGGCTTTCATGTGGTGCTCGAAGGCACGCTGTACGTGCACACCGACAGCGATCCACATCCCCTTCGCCTCGAGGCGGGCGATGTGGCCGTCATGGCTCGCGGGTGCACCCACCTGCTGACCACCAGCGAGCGCGCCGTCGGACTCCCGGTGTGCACGCTCACCGCCCATGCCGCGAAGAGGCCCGGCACCGGCGGCACGACCGGCACCGCCGGCACGCGCGTCGTGAGTGGCGCCTACCAACTCTGGAACGCGCCGCTGCATCCATTCTTCGCCGAGTGGCCGGCATGGCACCTGGTACGCGCCAGCCGCACGGCGACGCTCGAACCGCTGCAGCTGTGCGTGGCGATGCTCGCGGCAGAGATACACGGCGAGCAGTTGGGACGCGACACGGTGGTGTACAGCCTGCTCGACGTGATGTTCACGCACCTGTTGCGCGACATCGCCGCCGCGCGCGCCGCGCAGGGCGCCTCGTTCAGTCTCGCCGTGCGCGACCCGCTCGTGCGTCGTGCCGTCGCGCTCATGCACGAGGATTGTGCTCACGACTGGACCCTCGACACACTCGCCCGGGCCGTGGGGATGTCGCGGAGCGTGCTGGCCGAGCGGTTCCGCGACGCGATGAACGACACACCGTTGTCGTATCTGCGCACCGTGCGGTTGCAGCGAGCCATGCGCCTGCTCGCCGAAAGCGACGACACCCTCGAGCGCATCGCCATGCAGGTGGGCTACACCGACGCGTTCAGCTTCTCGAAGGCGTTCAAGCGCGCCGTGGGACGCTCACCGGGCGAGTACCGGCGCGAACGCGCGGAAGACCAGTGGGCCAGCATGCGCTTCCCCCCCGCCGCGGCCATCGGCGGCTGA
- a CDS encoding RuBisCO large subunit C-terminal-like domain-containing protein produces the protein MQPHDIDAFFAPRASLDMEAYLELTFTFECAGDPRAAAAHLASEQSTAQWRRVGVHEDFRPQHAAKVLELDAMPQPAFSVPLRVIPPGPVHRCRVVIAHPHGNFGARLPNLISAVLGEGVYFAPGIPLIRLEDIGFPASYLAHFDGPQFGVAGVRERLQVHGRPLFFGVIKPNIGLAPTDFAPLGYEGWMGGLDIAKDDEMLADAPYSPLAERAALLGALRARAEQETGVPKGFLCNITDEVDRIAALHDTAVAAGANLVMVNAMPVGVSGVRALRRVARVPIVTHFPFIAAFGRLPSHGAHSRVFTRLQRLAGADIVIMPGFGDRMMTPPSEVLENVRACLEPMGPLKPSLPVPGGSDSAATLEAVYRRVGTVDFGFVPGRGVFAHPMGPRAGAASLQQAWAAIAAGVPVEVHARQHPELRAALSAFGPAQHAAGE, from the coding sequence ATGCAGCCACACGACATCGACGCGTTCTTCGCTCCTCGGGCTTCGCTCGACATGGAGGCCTACCTCGAGCTGACCTTTACCTTCGAGTGCGCCGGCGATCCGCGTGCGGCGGCGGCGCATCTGGCCAGCGAGCAGTCCACCGCACAGTGGCGTCGCGTCGGCGTGCACGAGGACTTCCGCCCGCAGCACGCGGCGAAGGTGCTCGAACTCGACGCGATGCCGCAGCCGGCGTTCTCCGTCCCGCTGCGCGTGATTCCCCCGGGCCCCGTGCATCGATGCCGTGTGGTCATCGCACACCCGCACGGCAACTTCGGTGCGCGCCTGCCCAACCTCATTTCCGCGGTGCTGGGGGAGGGCGTCTACTTCGCCCCGGGGATCCCGCTCATCCGCCTCGAGGACATCGGATTCCCGGCGTCCTATCTCGCGCACTTCGATGGCCCGCAGTTCGGGGTGGCGGGGGTGCGTGAGCGACTGCAGGTACACGGTCGGCCGCTCTTCTTCGGGGTCATCAAGCCCAACATCGGACTGGCGCCGACCGACTTCGCCCCCCTGGGCTACGAAGGGTGGATGGGAGGGCTCGACATCGCGAAGGACGATGAAATGCTGGCTGACGCCCCCTACTCGCCACTGGCCGAGCGGGCCGCGCTGCTGGGCGCCCTGCGGGCGCGTGCCGAGCAGGAGACGGGGGTGCCCAAGGGGTTCCTCTGCAACATCACCGACGAGGTGGACCGCATTGCGGCCCTGCACGATACCGCGGTGGCCGCCGGCGCCAACCTCGTGATGGTGAACGCCATGCCGGTGGGTGTCAGTGGCGTGCGGGCGCTGCGCCGGGTGGCGCGCGTGCCCATCGTGACGCACTTCCCGTTCATCGCCGCCTTCGGCCGACTGCCATCGCACGGTGCGCACTCGCGGGTGTTCACGCGGCTGCAGCGGCTGGCCGGCGCGGACATCGTCATCATGCCGGGGTTCGGCGATCGCATGATGACGCCGCCCAGCGAGGTGCTGGAGAACGTGCGGGCCTGCCTGGAACCCATGGGGCCACTCAAGCCCAGTCTCCCGGTGCCGGGGGGCAGCGATTCCGCGGCCACGCTGGAGGCGGTGTATCGCCGTGTGGGGACCGTGGACTTCGGGTTTGTACCCGGGCGGGGCGTCTTCGCCCACCCCATGGGCCCGCGGGCGGGGGCGGCCAGCCTGCAGCAGGCGTGGGCAGCCATTGCCGCGGGGGTGCCGGTGGAGGTCCATGCCCGTCAGCACCCCGAGCTTCGCGCCGCGCTCTCAGCCTTCGGGCCAGCGCAGCATGCCGCCGGCGAGTGA
- a CDS encoding secondary thiamine-phosphate synthase enzyme YjbQ: MTARLHTHRLTLGTTRAIEILDLTAMVRHWVRETGVRQGLLTVMSPHTTARITINEREVALQQDMVAWLEQLAPADRPYGHNRAPVDDRANAHAHLLGLFLNATESVPVVSGELVLGSWQSLFLIELDGPRPLREVQMHLLALD; this comes from the coding sequence ATGACTGCGCGCCTGCATACGCACCGGCTTACGCTGGGGACGACACGAGCCATTGAGATCCTCGACCTCACCGCGATGGTGCGCCACTGGGTGCGGGAGACGGGGGTCCGCCAGGGGCTCCTCACCGTCATGTCGCCGCACACCACCGCCCGCATCACCATCAACGAACGCGAGGTGGCGCTGCAGCAGGACATGGTGGCGTGGCTTGAGCAGCTGGCGCCGGCGGACCGGCCGTACGGTCACAATCGCGCGCCGGTGGATGACCGGGCCAATGCGCACGCGCACCTGCTGGGGCTCTTTCTGAACGCCACGGAGAGCGTGCCGGTGGTGTCGGGTGAACTCGTCCTCGGCAGCTGGCAGTCACTCTTCCTCATTGAACTCGACGGCCCGCGCCCGTTGCGTGAAGTGCAGATGCACCTGCTGGCGCTGGACTGA